ATATCAATAATTGTATGGATTTATGTTAAAACAGCTTTCCATATTGGATGTGCTTGTCCCAAAACATCTGTGGCTTCTTGCTGCTACAAATATAGATTTCTGACTTTAGTGCCAATAATAAACAGAACGCAACTGCTCAATAAATTGAAAGATGCATGACAacatattgtaaaaaaaaacatgaaagtgtaaaaaaaaaatcctaaaCACTGATGGAATGGTACTATAATTGGATTTAAGGGTAACAGTAAATTATAGGAGCACAAACTGCATTATAGTAGCATTTCAGCTCAAGTTACAATCTCAAGCCATTTATTGAGTTGGTCTATATAGTTTATTCTAAATTCAGCTATATTTAATGTTTTACGTGCTGCACAGGAATTGAATACAGACTGTATAAATATTTTGCATTTTTCACTAGATTGTCTCAGGCCTGCTGCCAGAatgacaaattattatttttgaaatgtattttatttcacctttatttaaccagataggccagttgagaacaagttctcatttacaattgtgacttggccaagataaagcaaagcagtgtgacaaaaacaacagagttacacataaaacatacagtcaataacacaaaagaaaaatTTCAAATAGAATTTCAATTTCCTTTTAGTTTATTATTGTTTCTGTCAACAAGTTCACATTTTGCGCCACAGACATTACATATTTACAGGTGCATGTACATATAAATTTATATGGGTAATGCATTTATGTAAAGCAATGTCCATAGTTCAAAGTCACCAAAAAGAAAGGTGTTCCATTCATAAAGAACGGCAGTCCACATTCAGTCCATCTTCTCTTCCACATCTTGTGTTTTCACCTCTACGGTTTTGTGAGGTATATAAGAACCCATACCTGCAGCTCTATCTGCTTCTGCCTGAGTGTAGGGTTCATCCTTCAACCGCTTAATCCTGAACAGAGTGTTGGAAAGTGAAGAAATGTAGCTGCTCAGTCATCAAAACATCAACATGCCCAGCTACAAAGTTAGGGTGCTGGGGGGAGGGAAGGTGTGTTACAGGAACTGTATCCACATTTATTCAAAGAACAGTTGTCTGCTTCAAAAGAAAAGTGGGGATCTTACCGTTTCTTGTGCACTTTGGTTTTAAAGTGCTCCTTCAGGGCTTGCACGTCAACAAAATATCGTCTGTAAACAAAACACATGCACATTAAATTACGGCTTTCCAGTTGCCATTTTTTTTTTCTGTGAACCTCTTGGATAGATGCAAGAAAGAGCATAAAAGTGCTTACGCGCAATGTAAACAGTAGTGCTGGGCACTACCAGTGACATCATAGTCCACCTCCTGTTTGAGCAACTTGGCTGCAGCTGAGGGCTTCATGTCTGCATGGATTTGGTCTAAGTGCTTCGTATAATTCTTTGTCTTCCATGTCTTGCCAATACTCTTCTTCCTGGTACTGTTGTGGTTTCCGATCTGTTTGGATTTCCCCATGGTGGTGCTAGGTGATACCTATTGGAATAATATAATGGGTTTTGCAAAATAGTTGCTATTGCATGGATTAATTTGTCCGCATGCTGCTTTATGTTTACAAGCAATTTACAACACCATTGGCATATTTTCTGACTTAACTGTCAAAATTGCCATATGTTAGGTTTTTGACTTGATATAAACATTAACTAGCTAGTTATCTAGTAGtagctaaattagctagctacgGCAGTTACTGAGACAGAAACCGTCTTCTAATCAAAATCTTAATCTACGCGAGAAATAACACTTTTCAAAACTAGTTTAACGTACCTTAGTTAAAAATGATTGCGAGACCTTTCTGTTGTCATAACACCGTATTAAACTCGCCTTGTCGATAATCTTTTCCACAAAACTGTGCTGTTCGTATTTTAGCTTGGCTAACTAGTTTGCTAGATTCTTTCACACGTGTTTGTTGACGAAATCATATCCGGGTCAACATGCCTTACCTACACACGCCACTAGAGAGAACACAGTCCAAAATGTTATTAGTAAGCCTGTGTGCAAACGGGCGGTACAGCAGGTCTCCTTCACGGATGAGCgggaaatatactgaacaaaaatatacgaTTTCACAAAGTTACagatcatataaggaaatcagtcaattgacaaatgcattaggccctaatccaGGTATGCCAACTTTTGATGAAAGCTTGGGGTGAGATTTGCTATGTGAATTTCATTGCCCCCTGGCACAACTCCTAGAATGGAAAATTTTACAGGTACTGAAATTCTACATCTTTAACATGGTTTAAGCGTATGACCAGTGTGGAAAATAGAACAATTAAAAGCACAGGTCAAGTGTATAAACGATGCTTTTAACATTAAACAAACCATTCAAAATTAGACAACTTTGCAATTTTGGGGTGATGAAATTGAAAGTAAAATTGTAATATTGATGGTTGAGGCAGTGGGTAACCAAACATAGATTGCGGTCTCCTTGTCCATAGACCGCTTTCAAGGTAAGGACACAaacattttgtatttttgtaaCACCTCGCTCTTCAAAATAGGGCTGGAAGAAAATTCTACTTGCTCTACAGGAGGTTTGGCCTCTTAAGTGCTGGGTTTTTGAAAATGGCATTGTTGTAACAATTCATTTCTCAAAATCAAATGAATATCAATATTCATGTGGTTAATTCCTACTAGTTGAAGATCCTTGCCTTCATTTTACCATACATAAACATATGACGCATTTATGATTTGTGAGTACACCTTCCATCTCTGCCGAACATGTGCACAATACGACAATTATATTTGATTCCTGCAGCATTTAATATCCAATGCTTATTGGTATAACAAATTCATTGCCTAATAATTAATTTTCAAAAGACAGCCATAGATTTCAAATATGTGATTATGCTGGAAAAATCCAAGGGAGtagtagagtggggaatccaggacagagtagcagagtggggaatccaggacagagtagcagagtggggaatccaggacagagtagcagagtggggaatccaggacagagtagcagagtggggaatccaggacagagtagcagagtggggaatccaggacagagtagcagagtggggaatccaggacagagtagcagagtggggaatccaggacagagtagcagagtggggaatccaggaca
The genomic region above belongs to Oncorhynchus nerka isolate Pitt River linkage group LG18, Oner_Uvic_2.0, whole genome shotgun sequence and contains:
- the znf593 gene encoding zinc finger protein 593, which codes for MGKSKQIGNHNSTRKKSIGKTWKTKNYTKHLDQIHADMKPSAAAKLLKQEVDYDVTGSAQHYCLHCARYFVDVQALKEHFKTKVHKKRIKRLKDEPYTQAEADRAAGMGSYIPHKTVEVKTQDVEEKMD